A window of Hemibagrus wyckioides isolate EC202008001 linkage group LG03, SWU_Hwy_1.0, whole genome shotgun sequence contains these coding sequences:
- the lrrc1 gene encoding leucine-rich repeat-containing protein 1 — MFHCIPLWRCNRHVETIDRRHCSLLYVPDEIYRYSRSLEELLLDANQLRDLPKQFFQLVKLRKLGLSDNEIQRLPPEIANFMQLVELDVSRNDIIEIPENISYCKALQVADFSGNPLTRLPESFGELRNLTCLSINDISLQALPDNIGNLINLVSLELRDNLLTYLPESLSQLHRLEELDVGNNELYNLPETIGCLVSLKDLWLDGNQLNYLPKDLGSMKNLLCLDVSENKLERLPEELACLLLLTDLLVSQNLIEALPEGIGKLKRLSILKADQNRLMQLPESIGDCESLTELVLTENQLLSLPRSIGKLKQLSNFNCDRNRLVSLPREIGGCSSLNVLCVRDNRLTHIPAELSQATELHVFDVSGNRLTYLPMSLTTLRLKALWLSENQSQPLLTFQTDVDPDTGEKVLICVLLPQQPCESEKGSDNLARCGALESLVNDVADDTWDTRAMNRMSTIRFLDDDDDDDDDEKGTLLRRATPHPGELKTMKKVVENLRNDLNAAKGLDSNKNEVNNTVDRLTTSV; from the exons CAATTCTTCCAGCTGGTGAAGTTAAGAAAGCTGGGACTGAGCGACAATGAGATCCAGAGGCTACCTCCTGAGATAGCCAACTTCATGCAGCTTGTAGAGCTCGATGTCTCGCGCAACG acATTATCGAGATTCCAGAAAACATTTCCTATTGCAAAGCCCTTCAAGTAGCAGACTTCAGCGGCAACCCTTTGACAAG aTTGCCAGAGAGCTTCGGCGAATTGCGGAACCTAACATGTCTTTCCATCAATGACATTTCTTTACAAGCGCTTCCTGATAACATTGGAAA CCTTATTAACTTAGTATCACTGGAACTCCGAGATAACTTGCTCACATATTTACCCGA ATCTCTTTCCCAGCTCCATAGACTGGAAGAACTCGATGTAGGGAACAATGAGCTGTATAATCTG CCCGAGACAATAGGATGCCTTGTGAGCTTGAAGGACCTGTGGCTGGATGGAAACCAGCTGAATTATTTACCAAAG gatCTAGGCAGCATGAAGAACCTGCTCTGCCTGGATGTGTCTGAGAACAAGTTAGAGCGCCTCCCAGAGGAACTGGCTTGCCTGCTCTTGCTCACCGACCTGCTGGTGTCCCAGAACCTCATCGAAGCTCTGCCAGAGGGGATAG GAAAATTAAAACGCCTTTCCATTCTGAAAGCGGATCAGAACCGCCTGATGCAGCTGCCCGAGAGCATCGGCGACTGCGAAAGTCTGACAGAACTGGTGCTGACTGAGAACCAGCTGCTG AGTTTGCCAAGAAGTATTGGAAAGCTTAAGCAACTCTCAAACTTCAACTGTGACAGGAATCGCCTGGTGTCTTTACCCAGAGAG ATAGGAGGCTGCAGCAGTCtgaatgtgctgtgtgtgagagacaacCGGCTGACGCACATCCCCGCCGAACTTTCACAGGCTACAGAACTGCATGTTTTTGATGTGTCTGGAAACAG GCTGACATATCTGCCCATGTCTCTTACCACGCTGAGGCTCAAGGCTCTGTGGTTGTCGGAGAACCAGTCTCAGCCTTTGCTCACGTTCCAGACGGACGTGGATCCTGACACGGGGGAGAAAGTGCTCATCTGTGTGCTCCTGCCTCAGCAGCCTTGCGAGAGTGAAAAAG gctctgATAACCTGGCACGCTGCGGCGCTCTGGAGAGTCTCGTGAATGACGTGGCTGATGACACGTGGGACACCAGAGCCATGAACAGAATGAGCACCATCCGATTCCTCGACGACGATGACGACGATGACGATGACGAAAAG GGAACGCTGCTGCGACGCGCCACGCCACATCCCGGAGAGCTGAAGACCATGAAGAAGGTGGTGGAGAATCTCCGGAACGACCTGAACGCCGCCAAAGGCCTGGACTCCAACAAAAACGAGGTCAATAACACTGTGGACCGACTGACTACATCCGTCTGA